The following nucleotide sequence is from Anguilla rostrata isolate EN2019 chromosome 3, ASM1855537v3, whole genome shotgun sequence.
GAGACAGACTCGTCTGTGCGTGTGCTAACTGGCTGTTTCCTGTCTTCGCTCATCGTGTCCACTCTTCTCGGGAACACATTAGTATGTGCCGCTGTTACCAAGTTCCGCCACCTTCGCTCCAAAGTAACTAACTTCTTTGTAATCTCACTGGCAGTGTCAGACCTGCTGGTGGCCATTTTGGTAATGCCATGGAAGGCTGTGACCGAAGTTGCTGGCTTCTGGCCATTTGGCTCCTTCTGTAACATATGGGTGGCATTTGACATAATGTGCTCTACGGCATCAATCTTGAACCTGTGCATCATTAGTGTAGACAGGTACTGGGCCATATCCAGCCCGTTCCGCTACGAGAGGAAGATGACGCCCAAAGTTGCATTTGTGATGATCAGTGTGGCATGGACTCTCTCGCTCCTCATCTCTTTCATCCCTGTACAGCTGAATTGGCACAAGGCGCAGACTACCAGCTACTTTGACCACAATGGCTCCTATGGGGATCTTCTGCTGGACAACTGTGACTCCAGTCTCAACAGGACTTACGCAATCTCATCTTCTCTAATTAGCTTCTACATTCCTGTGGCCATTATGATCGTCACATACACTCGGATTTACAGAATAGCCCAGAAACAGATCAGACGCATTTCTGCCCTGGAGAGAGCTGCAGAGAGTGCCAAGAACCGGCACAATAGCATGGGGAACAGCTCAAGCGTGGAAACGGAGAGCTCCTTCAAAATGTCCTTCAAAAGAGAAACTAAAGTCTTAAAGACCCTGTCTGTGAtaatgggtgtgtttgtgtgttgctggCTGCCCTTCTTCATCCTGAATTGTATGGTCCCCTTTTGTGAGCAGGCACACCCCAACGGTAGTGCCGACTTCCCCTGTGTCAGCTCCACCACCTTCAACGTGTTTGTCTGGTTTGGCTGGGCTAACTCTTCGCTTAACCCCATCATATATGCCTTCAATGCTGACTTTCGTAAAGCCTTTTCCATTCTTTTGGGCTGTCACAGACTGTGTCCAGGAAGCAATGCCATTGAGATAGTCAGCATCAACAACAATGGAGCACCACCACAACTGGTCCACAATCAGCCCAAAGCATGCTTCTCAAAAGGGTGCATCCCTAAAGAGGGCAACCTCAGGCACGGAATCCCTCACACCATCCTCAGCCAGGATGAGGAGCTGCAGAAGAAGGGGAATGCTATTGAGAAAATTTCTCCTGCTCTGTCAGGCAGCCTGGACAGTGAAGCTGACCTGTCTTTGGACAAGATAAACCCCACAACACAAAATGGGCAGAACAGCACATAAGACTTGCAGTGGAATCCTTCCAGTGCACATTTACattagatttttaaacatttacgTAGATGAAGGTAATTAATTCATATGACTTGAAAATTATCCCAGCATGAGTGGAGAACTGGCAAACTGAACTTCACGAAGGACAATAAATTCTGTGTTTGTCTTAAATCTGAAATACACAGAATGTTCACAATGACGGCACTTTATCCTGAAATGATCtgcaaaacattatttatgcgttaaaagagaaataaaggaataaaatagTTCAAagtaactcaaataaaataaccaatGTGCATGTGTAGAGGAGTATCACAAAAATATGAagaactctttttaaaaaaaagtgttacctGAAAGTGAATGCATGTATCTATTCATCTAGATAAGTTAGTAGGGCTTAATTGATCATTTACAGTTCATTTTACACACTTTTGATGAGTATTACTGTGGGATAAATGGTTGAATATTTTGCAGTgaattacagtatatttgacttatttttgtat
It contains:
- the LOC135249732 gene encoding D(1) dopamine receptor-like yields the protein MLPGAETMDLNFSTVLDSGLSETDSSVRVLTGCFLSSLIVSTLLGNTLVCAAVTKFRHLRSKVTNFFVISLAVSDLLVAILVMPWKAVTEVAGFWPFGSFCNIWVAFDIMCSTASILNLCIISVDRYWAISSPFRYERKMTPKVAFVMISVAWTLSLLISFIPVQLNWHKAQTTSYFDHNGSYGDLLLDNCDSSLNRTYAISSSLISFYIPVAIMIVTYTRIYRIAQKQIRRISALERAAESAKNRHNSMGNSSSVETESSFKMSFKRETKVLKTLSVIMGVFVCCWLPFFILNCMVPFCEQAHPNGSADFPCVSSTTFNVFVWFGWANSSLNPIIYAFNADFRKAFSILLGCHRLCPGSNAIEIVSINNNGAPPQLVHNQPKACFSKGCIPKEGNLRHGIPHTILSQDEELQKKGNAIEKISPALSGSLDSEADLSLDKINPTTQNGQNST